A single region of the Phyllostomus discolor isolate MPI-MPIP mPhyDis1 chromosome 14, mPhyDis1.pri.v3, whole genome shotgun sequence genome encodes:
- the PRUNE1 gene encoding exopolyphosphatase PRUNE1 isoform X1 has translation MEDYLQGCRAALQESQPLHVVLGNEACDLDSMVSALALAFFLAKTTEAEDVFVPVLNIKRSELPLRGDNVFLLQKFHIPESLLIFRDEIDLHALHQAGQLTLILVDHHVLPRSDADLEEAVAEVLDHRPIEQKRCPPCHVSVELVGSCTTLVTERILQGAPEILDRQTAALLHGTIILDCVNMDLQIGKATLKDKTYVEKLEALFPDLPERNDIFDSLQKAKFDVSGLTTEQMLRKDQKTIFKQGIRVAVSAIYMDLEAFLQRPSLIADLRAFCQTHIYDVLVAMTIFFNTHNEPVRQLAIYCPHAALRMTICDFLEHSHSPSLKLTLTPSPDPNLQAYIQGNTQVSRKKFLPLLQEALASYFDSTTSPSGQPETMDVSREQVDKELDRAGTSLIPGLSQDEEEPPLPPTPMNSLVDECPLDQGLPKLSAEAIFEKCSQISLSQSSTASLPKK, from the exons GAGTCCCAACCTCTGCACGTCGTGCTGGGAAATGAAGCCTGTGACTTGGACTCCATGGTGTCCGCCCTCGCCTTGGCTTTTTTCCTGGCAAAG ACGACTGAGGCTGAGGATGTCTTTGTGccagttttaaatataaaacgttCTGAGCTGCCTCTACGAGGTGATAACGTCTTCCTCCTTCAGAAGTTTCACATTCCAGAGTCCCTCTTGATTTTCCGGGATGAGATTGACCTTCATGCATTGCACCAGGCCGGCCAGCTTACCCTCATTCTTGTTGACCATCACGTCTTACCCAG AAGTGACGCAGACCTGGAGGAGGCAGTGGCAGAGGTGCTAGACCATCGGCCCATCGAGCAGAAGCGCTGCCCTCCCTGCCATGTTTCAGTGGAGCTGGTGGGGTCCTGCACTACCCTGGTGACCGAGAGAATCCTGCAGGGGGCACCAGAGATCTTGGACAGGCAAACTGCAGCCCTTCTGCACG GAACAATCATCCTAGACTGTGTCAACATGGACCTTCAAATTGGAAAAGCAACCCTAAAGGACAAAACCTACGTGGAGAAACTGGAGGCCCTCTTCCCGGATCTGCCCGAGAGAAATGACATTTTTGATTCTCTGCAAAAGGCAAAGTTTGATGTGTCAG GACTGACCACTGAGCAGATGCTGAGAAAGGACCAGAAGACCATCTTCAAGCAAGGCATCAGGGTGGCCGTCAGTGCAATATATATGGACTTGGAG GCCTTCCTGCAGAGGCCCAGCCTCATCGCAGACCTCCGTGCTTTCTGCCAGACTCACATCTATGACGTCCTGGTTGCCATGACTATCTTCTTCAACACTCACAATGAGCCAGTGCGGCAGTTGGCTATTTACTGTCCCCATGCAGCGCTCCGGATGACA ATCTGCGACTTCCTGGAACACTCTCACTCTCCGTCCCTGAAGCTGACCCTTACCCCAAGCCCCGACCCTAACCTCCAAGCCTATATTCAAGGCAACACCCAGGTGTCTCGAAAGAAATTTCTGCCTCTCCTTCAGGAAGCCCTGGCATCATATTTTGACTCCACGACCAGCCCTTCAGGGCAGCCGGAGACAATGGATGTGTCCAGGGAGCAGGTGGACAAAGAATTGGACAGAGCAGGTACCTCGCTGATTCCTGGACTGAGTCAAGATGAGGAGGAGCCCCCACTGCCTCCCACGCCCATGAACAGCCTGGTGGACGAGTGCCCTCTGGATCAGGGGCTGCCTAAACTCTCAGCCGAGGCCATCTTTGAGAAGTGCAGTCAGATCTCGCTGTCACAATCTTCCACTGCCTCCCTGCCCAAGAAGTGA
- the PRUNE1 gene encoding exopolyphosphatase PRUNE1 isoform X2: MRLTFMHCTRPASLPSFLLTITSYPGLTTEQMLRKDQKTIFKQGIRVAVSAIYMDLEAFLQRPSLIADLRAFCQTHIYDVLVAMTIFFNTHNEPVRQLAIYCPHAALRMTICDFLEHSHSPSLKLTLTPSPDPNLQAYIQGNTQVSRKKFLPLLQEALASYFDSTTSPSGQPETMDVSREQVDKELDRAGTSLIPGLSQDEEEPPLPPTPMNSLVDECPLDQGLPKLSAEAIFEKCSQISLSQSSTASLPKK, from the exons ATGAGATTGACCTTCATGCATTGCACCAGGCCGGCCAGCTTACCCTCATTCTTGTTGACCATCACGTCTTACCCAG GACTGACCACTGAGCAGATGCTGAGAAAGGACCAGAAGACCATCTTCAAGCAAGGCATCAGGGTGGCCGTCAGTGCAATATATATGGACTTGGAG GCCTTCCTGCAGAGGCCCAGCCTCATCGCAGACCTCCGTGCTTTCTGCCAGACTCACATCTATGACGTCCTGGTTGCCATGACTATCTTCTTCAACACTCACAATGAGCCAGTGCGGCAGTTGGCTATTTACTGTCCCCATGCAGCGCTCCGGATGACA ATCTGCGACTTCCTGGAACACTCTCACTCTCCGTCCCTGAAGCTGACCCTTACCCCAAGCCCCGACCCTAACCTCCAAGCCTATATTCAAGGCAACACCCAGGTGTCTCGAAAGAAATTTCTGCCTCTCCTTCAGGAAGCCCTGGCATCATATTTTGACTCCACGACCAGCCCTTCAGGGCAGCCGGAGACAATGGATGTGTCCAGGGAGCAGGTGGACAAAGAATTGGACAGAGCAGGTACCTCGCTGATTCCTGGACTGAGTCAAGATGAGGAGGAGCCCCCACTGCCTCCCACGCCCATGAACAGCCTGGTGGACGAGTGCCCTCTGGATCAGGGGCTGCCTAAACTCTCAGCCGAGGCCATCTTTGAGAAGTGCAGTCAGATCTCGCTGTCACAATCTTCCACTGCCTCCCTGCCCAAGAAGTGA
- the BNIPL gene encoding bcl-2/adenovirus E1B 19 kDa-interacting protein 2-like protein isoform X2: MGTMQEAGGKTLDLGVTENAEAAGLAASLRLEELELKEEWQDEEFPSLLPEKADSSEDPDNPKRDLQAGTPSTLALCGHRAMRKRLSATDLRLNLTKGPGDNEASSTHSAPSSPDGSSDLEVDELETPSSSEQLDSGHEFEWEDELPQAEGLGASEAAERLGQGCTWDVAGDNGHRWRVFRTGQRELRVDMTVIEPYKKVLSHGGYHGDGLNAVILFASCYLPRSSIPNYTYVMEHLFRYMVGTLELLVAENYLLVHLSGATGRAQVPPLSWIRQCYRTLDRRLRKNLRALVVVHATWYVKAFLALLRPFISSKFSRKVRFLNSLGELAQLISLDQIHIPEAVRELDQALHGSSDWNKGS; this comes from the exons ATGGGAACTATgcaagaggcaggaggaaagacATTGGACCTTGG GGTCACGGAGAACGCAGAAGCAGCAGGACTAGCAGCATCCCTGAGGCTTGAGGAACTGGAGCTGAAGGAGGAGTGGCAGGATGAAGAATTCCCCAG tttgCTTCCTGAGAAGGCTGACTCTTCTGAAGATCCTGACAATCCCAAAAGAGACTTACAGGCAG GTACCCCCAGCACTTTAGCCCTGTGTGGCCACCGTGCCATGCGTAAGCGTCTTTCTGCCACAGATTTGCGACTGAATTTGACAAAGGGGCCTGGAGATAATGAAGCTTCTTCCACCCACTCAGCACCTTCCTCTCCTGATGGTAGCTCTGACCTGGAAGTAGACGAATTAGAGACACCTTCAAGCTCCGAGCAGCTGGACAGTGGACATGAATTTGAATGGGAAG ATGAGCTGCCCCAGGCAGAGGGTCTGGGAGCCAGTGAGGCAGCTGAAAGGCTGGGCCAGGGTTGTACGTGGGATGTGGCTGGAGATAATGGTCATCGCTGGAGGGTGTTCCGAACAGGGCAGCGGGAGCTGCGAGTGGACATGACGGTCATTGAGCCCTATAAGAAAGTCCTGTCTCATGGAG GTTACCATGGTGATGGCCTCAATGCTGTCATCCTCTTTGCTTCCTGTTACCTACCCAGAAGCAGCATCCCCAACTATACCTATGTCATGGAACACTTATTTAG gtaTATGGTGGGAACTCTAGAGCTGCTGGTAGCTGAAAATTATCTGCTTGTTCATCTGAGTGGAGCCACAGGCAGAGCCCAAGTTCCACCCCTGAGCTGGATCCGCCAGTGTTACCGGACTCTGGATCGGCG GCTAAGGAAGAACCTGCGCGCCCTGGTGGTTGTCCATGCTACGTGGTACGTGAAGGCATTCCTGGCGCTGCTTCGACCCTTCATCAG TTCCAAGTTCTCGAGAAAGGTTCGTTTTCTGAATAGCCTGGGAGAACTGGCCCAACTCATCTCCTTGGATCAGATCCACATCCCTGAAGCTGTCAGAGA gCTGGACCAGGCTCTCCATGGCTCATCGGACTGGAATAAAGGGTCTTAG
- the BNIPL gene encoding bcl-2/adenovirus E1B 19 kDa-interacting protein 2-like protein isoform X1: MKACSALCTLIPVLHSSVSYLQSGSLETLPSLSRDNLFCRGLGDYLRVTENAEAAGLAASLRLEELELKEEWQDEEFPSLLPEKADSSEDPDNPKRDLQAGTPSTLALCGHRAMRKRLSATDLRLNLTKGPGDNEASSTHSAPSSPDGSSDLEVDELETPSSSEQLDSGHEFEWEDELPQAEGLGASEAAERLGQGCTWDVAGDNGHRWRVFRTGQRELRVDMTVIEPYKKVLSHGGYHGDGLNAVILFASCYLPRSSIPNYTYVMEHLFRYMVGTLELLVAENYLLVHLSGATGRAQVPPLSWIRQCYRTLDRRLRKNLRALVVVHATWYVKAFLALLRPFISSKFSRKVRFLNSLGELAQLISLDQIHIPEAVRELDQALHGSSDWNKGS; the protein is encoded by the exons ATGAaggcttgctcagctctctgcacCTTAATTCCTGTTCTTCATTCCAGTGTCTCCTACCTGCAATCTGGTTCCCTCGAGACACTACCTAGTTTGTCTCGTGATAATCTTTTCTGCCGGGGGTTGGGGGACTACCTTAGGGTCACGGAGAACGCAGAAGCAGCAGGACTAGCAGCATCCCTGAGGCTTGAGGAACTGGAGCTGAAGGAGGAGTGGCAGGATGAAGAATTCCCCAG tttgCTTCCTGAGAAGGCTGACTCTTCTGAAGATCCTGACAATCCCAAAAGAGACTTACAGGCAG GTACCCCCAGCACTTTAGCCCTGTGTGGCCACCGTGCCATGCGTAAGCGTCTTTCTGCCACAGATTTGCGACTGAATTTGACAAAGGGGCCTGGAGATAATGAAGCTTCTTCCACCCACTCAGCACCTTCCTCTCCTGATGGTAGCTCTGACCTGGAAGTAGACGAATTAGAGACACCTTCAAGCTCCGAGCAGCTGGACAGTGGACATGAATTTGAATGGGAAG ATGAGCTGCCCCAGGCAGAGGGTCTGGGAGCCAGTGAGGCAGCTGAAAGGCTGGGCCAGGGTTGTACGTGGGATGTGGCTGGAGATAATGGTCATCGCTGGAGGGTGTTCCGAACAGGGCAGCGGGAGCTGCGAGTGGACATGACGGTCATTGAGCCCTATAAGAAAGTCCTGTCTCATGGAG GTTACCATGGTGATGGCCTCAATGCTGTCATCCTCTTTGCTTCCTGTTACCTACCCAGAAGCAGCATCCCCAACTATACCTATGTCATGGAACACTTATTTAG gtaTATGGTGGGAACTCTAGAGCTGCTGGTAGCTGAAAATTATCTGCTTGTTCATCTGAGTGGAGCCACAGGCAGAGCCCAAGTTCCACCCCTGAGCTGGATCCGCCAGTGTTACCGGACTCTGGATCGGCG GCTAAGGAAGAACCTGCGCGCCCTGGTGGTTGTCCATGCTACGTGGTACGTGAAGGCATTCCTGGCGCTGCTTCGACCCTTCATCAG TTCCAAGTTCTCGAGAAAGGTTCGTTTTCTGAATAGCCTGGGAGAACTGGCCCAACTCATCTCCTTGGATCAGATCCACATCCCTGAAGCTGTCAGAGA gCTGGACCAGGCTCTCCATGGCTCATCGGACTGGAATAAAGGGTCTTAG
- the BNIPL gene encoding bcl-2/adenovirus E1B 19 kDa-interacting protein 2-like protein isoform X3 yields the protein MKACSALCTLIPVLHSSVSYLQSGSLETLPSLSRDNLFCRGLGDYLRVTENAEAAGLAASLRLEELELKEEWQDEEFPSLLPEKADSSEDPDNPKRDLQADELPQAEGLGASEAAERLGQGCTWDVAGDNGHRWRVFRTGQRELRVDMTVIEPYKKVLSHGGYHGDGLNAVILFASCYLPRSSIPNYTYVMEHLFRYMVGTLELLVAENYLLVHLSGATGRAQVPPLSWIRQCYRTLDRRLRKNLRALVVVHATWYVKAFLALLRPFISSKFSRKVRFLNSLGELAQLISLDQIHIPEAVRELDQALHGSSDWNKGS from the exons ATGAaggcttgctcagctctctgcacCTTAATTCCTGTTCTTCATTCCAGTGTCTCCTACCTGCAATCTGGTTCCCTCGAGACACTACCTAGTTTGTCTCGTGATAATCTTTTCTGCCGGGGGTTGGGGGACTACCTTAGGGTCACGGAGAACGCAGAAGCAGCAGGACTAGCAGCATCCCTGAGGCTTGAGGAACTGGAGCTGAAGGAGGAGTGGCAGGATGAAGAATTCCCCAG tttgCTTCCTGAGAAGGCTGACTCTTCTGAAGATCCTGACAATCCCAAAAGAGACTTACAGGCAG ATGAGCTGCCCCAGGCAGAGGGTCTGGGAGCCAGTGAGGCAGCTGAAAGGCTGGGCCAGGGTTGTACGTGGGATGTGGCTGGAGATAATGGTCATCGCTGGAGGGTGTTCCGAACAGGGCAGCGGGAGCTGCGAGTGGACATGACGGTCATTGAGCCCTATAAGAAAGTCCTGTCTCATGGAG GTTACCATGGTGATGGCCTCAATGCTGTCATCCTCTTTGCTTCCTGTTACCTACCCAGAAGCAGCATCCCCAACTATACCTATGTCATGGAACACTTATTTAG gtaTATGGTGGGAACTCTAGAGCTGCTGGTAGCTGAAAATTATCTGCTTGTTCATCTGAGTGGAGCCACAGGCAGAGCCCAAGTTCCACCCCTGAGCTGGATCCGCCAGTGTTACCGGACTCTGGATCGGCG GCTAAGGAAGAACCTGCGCGCCCTGGTGGTTGTCCATGCTACGTGGTACGTGAAGGCATTCCTGGCGCTGCTTCGACCCTTCATCAG TTCCAAGTTCTCGAGAAAGGTTCGTTTTCTGAATAGCCTGGGAGAACTGGCCCAACTCATCTCCTTGGATCAGATCCACATCCCTGAAGCTGTCAGAGA gCTGGACCAGGCTCTCCATGGCTCATCGGACTGGAATAAAGGGTCTTAG
- the C14H1orf56 gene encoding protein MENT has protein sequence MVPAAGALLWALLLSLGPPAAAGAQGLTSAGTQRVSFRSGGTMTRRYRTTPRTGIPPKRKVIMEDDEDDVVANADRLAGPAAAELLASTVSTDISRLRSWERGGDGSLEEGVMINAQKNNSDLGVASTISSTTTKFTSRFAANIQDPEYRLTTSLQPSTWRSENPQHPPVSDTSLTRWPTAGSTPRPRISTTVMPPPEDLRLVLMPWGPWHCHCKSGTMSRTRAGRLQGLSGRLRVGALSQLRTEHRPCTYHQCRCDRHLEECPLDSDPCSDGSCSRGTTITTTTTTATMEPLSARLRPSPLHLVSPSPALLFWRQVRTGLEDIWNSLSSVFTKMQPIDRNRR, from the exons ATGGTCCCCGCCGCCGGCGCGCTGCTCTGGGCCCTGCTGCTGAGTCTGGGGCCCCCAGCGGCGGCGGGGGCCCAAGGCCTGACTTCAGCTGGGACGCAGCGGGTCAGTTTCCGCTCGGGAGGCACGATGACCCGCAGATACCGGACCACCCCCCGCACCGGCATTCCCCCGAAGAGGAAGGTAATAATGGAGGATGATGAGGATGACGTCGTGGCCAATGCTGACCGCTTGGCCGGCCCCGCTGCTGCGGAGCTCTTGGCCAGTACGGTGTCCACGGACATCAGCAGGTTGCGTTCGTGGGAGCGAGGTGGGGATGGGTCTTTGGAGGAAGGGGTTATGATTAATGCCCAAAAGAATAACAGTGACTTAGGGGTCGCCAGTACGATATCCAGCACTACAACGAAGTTCACCTCGAGGTTTGCAGCGAACATCCAGGATCCAGAATACAGGCTGACCACAAGCCTGCAGCCCTCCACCTGGAGATCTGAGaacccccagcacccacccgtCTCGGACACCAGCCTGACCCGGTGGCCCACAGCAGGGTCCACCCCCAGACCCCGGATCTCAACCACAGTCATGCCTCCTCCCGAAGACCTGAGGCTGGTGCTGATGCCCTGGGGCCCGTGGCACTGCCACTGCAAGTCGGGCACCATGAGCCGGACCCGCGCCGGGAGGCTGCAGGGCCTTTCAGGGCGCCTTCGAGTAGGGGCACTGAGCCAGCTCCGTACAGAGCACCGTCCTTGCACCTACCATCAATGTCGCTGTGATCGGCATCTTGAGGAGTGCCCGCTGGACTCGGACCCCTGTTCTGACGGCAGCTGCAGCCGTGGGAcgaccatcaccaccaccaccaccaccgccaccatgGAGCCCCTCAGCGCCCGACTGAGACCCAGCCCCCTGCACTTGGTCAGCCCCAGCCCGGCTCTCCTGTTTTGGAGGCAGGTCAGGACCGGGCTGGAGGATATTTGGAACAGCCTCTCTTCAGTGTTCACCAAGATGCAACCA ATAGACAGAAACCGGAGGTAA
- the CDC42SE1 gene encoding CDC42 small effector protein 1 isoform X1, whose amino-acid sequence MLEQSRPILLSEPRVLLHLKGARSGRSRHQSESPVGAPGRGVKLEPSGNMSEFWHKLGCCVVEKPQPKKKRRRIDRTMIGEPMNFVHLTHIGSGEMGAGDGLAMTGAVQEQMRSKGNRDRPWSNSRGL is encoded by the exons ATGCTGGAGCAAAGCAG ACCCATCCTGCTGAGTGAACCCAGGGTGTTGTTACACCTGAAGGGAGCGAGGAGTGGGCGGTCCAGGCACCAGAGCGAGAGCCCTGTGGGGGCCCCAGGCAGAGGAGTGAAACTGGAACCATCAGGGAACATGAGTGAATTTTGGCACAAACTGGGCTGCTGTGTGGTGGAGAAACCCCAGCCG aagaagaaaaggagacgGATTGACCGGACCATGATTGGGGAACCAATGAATTTTGTCCACCTGACTCACATCGGCTCTGGGGAGATGGGGGCTGGAGATGGACTTGCCATG ACGGGTGCGGTTCAGGAGCAGATGAGATCCAAAGGAAACCGAGACAGGCCTTGGAGCAACTCGAGGGGCTTGTAG
- the CDC42SE1 gene encoding CDC42 small effector protein 1 isoform X2, which yields MSEFWHKLGCCVVEKPQPKKKRRRIDRTMIGEPMNFVHLTHIGSGEMGAGDGLAMTGAVQEQMRSKGNRDRPWSNSRGL from the exons ATGAGTGAATTTTGGCACAAACTGGGCTGCTGTGTGGTGGAGAAACCCCAGCCG aagaagaaaaggagacgGATTGACCGGACCATGATTGGGGAACCAATGAATTTTGTCCACCTGACTCACATCGGCTCTGGGGAGATGGGGGCTGGAGATGGACTTGCCATG ACGGGTGCGGTTCAGGAGCAGATGAGATCCAAAGGAAACCGAGACAGGCCTTGGAGCAACTCGAGGGGCTTGTAG
- the MLLT11 gene encoding protein AF1q, which produces MRDPVSSQYSSFLFWRMPIPELDLSELESLGLSDTSTYKVKDSSVGKMTGQATGTEQEKNPEGDVLLEYSTFNFWRAPIASIHSFELDLL; this is translated from the coding sequence ATGAGGGACCCTGTGAGTAGCCAGTACAgctcttttcttttctggagGATGCCTATTCCAGAACTGGATCTGTCGGAGTTGGAAAGCCTGGGTCTGTCAGATACGTCCACCTACAAGGTCAAGGACAGCAGCGTTGGCAAAATGACCGGGCAAGCAACTGGAACAGAGCAGGAGAAAAATCCTGAAGGCGATGTCCTCCTTGAGTACAGCACCTTCAACTTCTGGAGAGCTCCCATTGCCAGCATCCACTCCTTTGAATTGGACTTGCTCTAA